In Rhodopirellula islandica, a single window of DNA contains:
- a CDS encoding DNA integrity scanning protein DisA nucleotide-binding domain protein: protein MATQRLTKQNAAMISAAVALRADRNADALLLLLDGSTDWKRISELTEASKNMVIVAVDTIGDLDGAAEAGLKPLALNKEKAPLLERLQEALLEAAADELIRTNGEVVAVYSGFQQGRLDSISHLQLDERMRRFTVRDLQTLESSVPLKTIKAVVDLASQIGREGREGKAVGTMFVVGDSRRVLEHASDSGADPFRGYNKKHRNILDPKVQEDAKEIAQLDGAFVVTADGIIERSRQMLEVSHEDLKMTKGLGSRHWAAAAITRKTKAVSVVVSQSTGTVRLYQNGFLILQIVPMDKAIKWQEFAFEPPQQSADEN, encoded by the coding sequence ATGGCCACGCAACGTTTGACCAAGCAGAATGCCGCGATGATTTCGGCCGCCGTGGCGCTCCGAGCGGATCGAAATGCTGACGCCCTGCTGTTGTTGCTGGATGGCAGCACCGATTGGAAACGAATTTCGGAGCTGACCGAAGCAAGCAAAAACATGGTGATCGTCGCGGTCGATACCATCGGGGACTTGGACGGTGCCGCCGAAGCGGGCTTGAAACCGCTGGCGTTGAACAAGGAAAAGGCTCCGCTGCTGGAACGCTTGCAAGAGGCATTGTTGGAAGCCGCTGCCGACGAGTTGATCCGGACCAACGGAGAAGTCGTTGCGGTCTACAGTGGATTTCAACAGGGCCGGCTGGACTCGATCAGCCACCTGCAGCTGGATGAGCGGATGCGTCGGTTCACCGTTCGCGATCTGCAGACGCTCGAAAGCAGCGTCCCTTTGAAGACCATCAAAGCGGTCGTCGACTTGGCATCGCAAATTGGCCGAGAAGGTCGCGAGGGCAAGGCCGTTGGAACCATGTTCGTGGTCGGCGACAGCCGCCGAGTGCTGGAACACGCCAGCGACAGCGGAGCCGATCCATTTCGCGGATACAACAAAAAACACCGCAACATCTTGGACCCCAAGGTGCAGGAAGATGCGAAAGAGATCGCCCAGCTGGACGGCGCGTTTGTGGTCACCGCGGACGGCATCATCGAACGCAGCCGCCAAATGTTGGAGGTCTCTCACGAAGACCTGAAAATGACCAAGGGGCTCGGGTCCCGGCACTGGGCCGCGGCCGCGATCACGCGAAAAACGAAGGCGGTCTCGGTCGTCGTCAGCCAATCCACCGGCACGGTGAGGCTGTATCAGAACGGGTTCTTGATCCTGCAGATTGTGCCCATGGACAAGGCGATCAAGTGGCAAGAATTCGCGTTCGAGCCACCGCAACAATCAGCGGACGAAAACTAG